The following coding sequences lie in one Phalacrocorax carbo chromosome 3, bPhaCar2.1, whole genome shotgun sequence genomic window:
- the LOC135312760 gene encoding LOW QUALITY PROTEIN: syntabulin-like (The sequence of the model RefSeq protein was modified relative to this genomic sequence to represent the inferred CDS: inserted 1 base in 1 codon; deleted 1 base in 1 codon): protein MFPTPAPHRAGVFLVPTYLHSEHDQGDQGERKTLGLQQAPRHHRDNRGSRKEASKLQRRNGQVKDLLKVGRQLLKGDSRLRMPATSSSALRVVREKATAPTANLRIKTNFSSSSNTGCTSVPEAHVSAAGSKRSFSHNCGLHGQNNGSLSNKSRPSPPASREKAPLSTLSKTQPSPANTRQNYGASLASRSNSGSNKGSDSSQVTRRSGKSISCGHNCSTKPENPERYLTPLQQKEVTIRHLKKKLKESECKVTEREREIEKLKAQVERMKEDWIEDECNHVEMELSLLEARREIKELKQGIESMKKSLAEKDKKFQKYFLDVSIENKKLESLVSSMEMALKSSVRDEQRPEYTCDSEGKPLCTTMPDSPTTEDQALEELAGSGLFLHEDTANGTDLFEESLTTTTSELSDSAPSNSIVNQEMLENVLGEKLTFSQEEEEKVRNMMVEQTIQTDVVPYSLEGEQFIQNMFELRAQDACPLSPPSSLKELGQFLXESLSDSGIVVDLTPGEPNSTTLLSPVTPPCRKVEHGVNENHFVKELDFTEPHDDEVFGYVNTVSQTGIKKTYWSSRLASDLAVAAPVVPTIMWAFSTHGAGRDLIYSTGALFCSSVLVHRFALDYLICPINRFENMLLVSEWKR from the exons AAGACTctcgggctgcagcaggcacccagACATCACAGAGATAATAGAGGATCCCGAAAAGAAGCCAGCAAGTTACAAAGGAGGAATGGGCAAGTAAAAG ATCTCCTGAAAGTGGGACGCCAACTGTTAAAGGGAGATTCTCGCCTCAGGATGCCTGCAACCTCAAGCTCAGCCTTGCGTGTGGTCCGTGAGAAAGCCACGGCTCCAACTGCAAATCTGA ggattaaaaccaattttagcTCTTCAAGCAACACAGGCTGTACCTCAGTGCCTGAAGCCCATGTGTCggctgctggaagcaaaaggtctttttctcacaa TTGTGGCCTTCATGGTCAGAATAATGGATCCTTATCCAACAAGTCCAGACCCAGCCCACCTGCTTCCCGTGAAAAGGCCCCTTTGTCAACACTGAGCAAAACCCAGCCGAGTCCTGCGAACACCCGTCAGAATTATGGGGCTTCTTTAGCCAGCAGAAGCAACTCAGGCTCAAACAAAGGAAGTGACAGCAGCCAAGTGACGAG gcgaTCAGGGAAATCTATTTCTTGTGGTCACAACTGCAGCACTAAGCCAGAAAATCCGGAGCGGTATTtgactcctctgcagcagaaagaagttacaatacggcatttgaaaaaaaagctgaaggaatccgagtgcaaagttacagaaag ggaaagagaaatcgaAAAGCTCAAAGCTCAGGTGGAACGTATGAAGGAAGACTGGATCGAAGACGAGTGTAATCATGTGGAGATGGAGCTGAGCCTCTTGGAAGCAAGGAGGGAAATTAAAGAACTCAAGCAAGGTATTGAGAGCATGAAGAAGAGCttggctgagaaagacaaaaaatttcagaaatacttcctaGACGTAAGCATTGAAAACAAGAAACTGGAATCTTTGGTGTCGAGCATGGAGATGGCCCTGAAGAGCTCTGTGAGAGATGAGCAGCGCCCAGAGTACACATGTGACTCTGAGGGGAAGCCGTTGTGTACCACGATGCCAGacagccccaccacagaggaccaagctctggaggagctggcaggtagTGGGCTGTTTCTTCATGAGGACACAGCTAACGGgactgatttatttgaagagaGTTTGACCACCACAACCTCTGAGTTGAGTGATTCAGCTCCCTCCAATTCTATTGTGAATCAAGAGatgcttgaaaatgttctgggtgagaaactaactttttcccaggaggaggaggagaaagtcagaaacatGATGGTGGAGCAGACCATCCAGACTGATGTGGTGCCATATAGCCTAGAAGGGGAGCAGTTCATTCAAAACATGTTC GAGCTCAGAGCTCAAGATGCCTGTCCTCTAAGCCCGCCTTCTTCCCTGAAGGAATTGGGTCAATTTC TTGAAAGCCTCAGTGATTCTGGTATCGTAGTGGACTTAACTCCAGGTGAGCCAAACTCTACCACCCTTTTGTCTCCTGTGACACCTCCATGCAGGAAGGTGGAGCACGGagttaatgaaaaccattttgtgaaagaactTGATTTTACAGAACCTCACGATGATGAAGTCTTTGGGTACGTCAATACTGTTTCTCAGACAGGAATAAAGAAGACATACTGGAGCAGCAGACTCGCCAGCGATCTGGCTGTAGCAGCCCCTGTTGTACCAACTATCATGTGGGCTTTCAGTACTCATGGAGCAGGAAGAGATCTCATTTACAGTACTGGAGCgttgttttgcagttctgtcctAGTCCACCGTTTTGCTCTTGACTATTTGATTTGCCCTATAAATCGGTTTGAAAACATGTTACttgtttcagaatggaaaaggtaA